The following are from one region of the Rosistilla carotiformis genome:
- a CDS encoding VanZ family protein, producing the protein MNASPANQRRPEFSRWKLAAACCLLGAFFVPLPAGSQRLDQLYNLSHLAVFACVAFLLMQILDGWAFWRRAVYTLACVLTIGVAIELIQPYFGRRASLHDVVNDVIGGVAGLTIAVAYRWVRAT; encoded by the coding sequence ATGAACGCATCCCCCGCCAACCAACGACGCCCCGAGTTTTCACGGTGGAAGTTGGCGGCGGCCTGCTGTCTTTTAGGCGCGTTTTTCGTCCCTTTGCCCGCTGGGTCGCAACGCCTGGACCAGCTGTACAACCTTTCACATTTGGCCGTTTTTGCTTGCGTTGCGTTCTTGTTGATGCAGATTTTAGACGGCTGGGCGTTCTGGCGAAGGGCGGTTTACACGCTGGCATGCGTGTTAACGATCGGCGTTGCCATCGAGCTGATTCAGCCCTATTTTGGCCGTCGCGCGAGCCTTCACGACGTCGTGAACGACGTGATTGGCGGCGTGGCTGGACTGACGATCGCGGTGGCCTATCGTTGGGTCCGAGCGACCTAG
- a CDS encoding protein kinase domain-containing protein, with product MADDYTEQQSSGEQQDALKLSLQTTTPPAEVPGYRIERFLGAGAFGQVWVARDLNTGRPVAIKFYLHRGGVNWSLLSREVKNLVALSADSYIVQVLEVGWDSEPPYYVMELIENGSLEDLLHKRGRLPVERSVQLFREICIGMNHTHGKGILHCDLKPANVLLDEELRPRLADFGQSRLSHEQSPALGTLFYMAPEQADLDASPDVRWDVYGLGAILYRMLTGTAPHREGAVLDQIDTAGSLNKRLEKYRDVICQSGPPTGHEKVPGVDRRLGQILQRCLAPDPEHRYANVQQLVEAIDERNASKARRPLILLGLVGPLLLLTAMGLYAIRSIRETGKQFTTAMREERSKTNLSVAGEKSRALEIELRSYFDLVAHEASQPELVSTMSAALQEPRLTELRAQIAAQQDPEAAREEILDKQLGQPLEDYLSRRLQHYNKLAESQPGVPKLATIFVTDSQGTMIGFAHSGEVTRKRISRGRNYAFRTYFTGRKEDLPKETPAAEVKEIVQRTHLSTAFQSTATGVWKLAVSTPIRLPHLDASSSRDPEIDGVLVATTNFGDFEQFRVREKDEYDAIGVLVDARPGPLRGTILQHPWMQKHRAEHEGHQSERFQVSDAILDELLAGGDINYLDPIATAHGGENFKGNWIAAVQPVHLPQSEDGSGGETDWIVLVQFRLSKTIARVESLTNKLIAEGIIAALAILMVNGAMWYLVRRANSAATSDETDSESTLPVAMQETISIQD from the coding sequence ATGGCAGATGATTATACCGAGCAGCAGTCGTCGGGCGAGCAGCAGGACGCCTTGAAGCTGAGCTTGCAAACGACGACACCACCAGCCGAAGTGCCAGGATATCGCATCGAGCGATTCCTAGGTGCTGGTGCGTTTGGTCAGGTTTGGGTGGCGCGGGACCTCAATACGGGGCGCCCCGTGGCGATCAAATTCTATCTGCATCGCGGTGGGGTCAATTGGTCGCTGTTGAGTCGCGAGGTCAAGAATCTAGTGGCGCTGAGCGCCGACAGCTATATCGTGCAGGTCTTGGAAGTCGGCTGGGACAGCGAGCCACCTTATTACGTGATGGAGCTGATCGAAAACGGATCGCTCGAAGATCTGTTGCACAAGCGCGGCCGGTTGCCGGTCGAACGCTCGGTGCAGTTGTTCCGCGAGATCTGCATCGGCATGAACCATACTCACGGCAAGGGGATCCTGCACTGCGATCTGAAGCCGGCCAACGTCTTGTTGGACGAAGAGCTTCGCCCGCGGTTGGCCGATTTTGGACAGAGCCGGTTGTCACACGAACAATCTCCCGCGCTGGGAACGCTGTTTTATATGGCGCCCGAACAAGCCGACCTCGATGCGTCCCCCGATGTCCGCTGGGACGTCTACGGTCTGGGGGCGATCTTATACCGGATGTTGACCGGCACGGCGCCGCATCGCGAAGGGGCGGTGCTGGATCAGATCGACACCGCCGGTTCGCTGAACAAACGGCTTGAAAAGTATCGCGATGTGATTTGCCAGTCGGGTCCGCCCACGGGACACGAAAAAGTTCCAGGGGTCGATCGCCGACTGGGACAAATCCTGCAGCGCTGCTTGGCTCCCGATCCCGAACACCGGTACGCCAACGTCCAACAATTGGTCGAAGCGATCGACGAGCGGAATGCGTCAAAGGCCCGTCGCCCATTGATCCTGCTGGGACTCGTGGGCCCGTTGTTATTGCTGACCGCGATGGGGCTGTACGCGATTCGCAGCATCCGCGAAACGGGAAAGCAATTCACCACCGCGATGCGCGAAGAACGCAGCAAGACGAACCTGAGTGTCGCTGGGGAAAAATCACGTGCGTTGGAAATCGAACTGCGATCGTATTTTGACCTCGTGGCCCACGAAGCATCGCAGCCGGAGCTGGTGTCGACGATGTCGGCTGCGCTGCAAGAACCTCGGCTAACCGAACTGCGCGCGCAGATTGCCGCCCAGCAGGACCCCGAAGCGGCCCGCGAAGAAATTCTGGACAAACAACTCGGCCAGCCGTTGGAAGATTATCTGTCGCGACGTTTGCAACATTACAACAAACTGGCAGAATCCCAGCCCGGCGTTCCCAAGCTGGCAACAATCTTTGTCACCGATAGCCAAGGGACGATGATCGGTTTTGCGCACTCGGGCGAGGTCACGCGGAAACGGATCAGCCGCGGCCGCAATTACGCATTTCGCACCTACTTTACGGGTCGCAAGGAAGACCTCCCCAAAGAGACACCAGCGGCGGAGGTCAAAGAAATCGTCCAACGGACGCATCTATCGACAGCGTTTCAAAGCACCGCCACCGGAGTCTGGAAGCTGGCGGTCAGCACGCCGATCCGGTTGCCCCATCTCGACGCATCGAGCAGCCGCGATCCGGAGATCGATGGCGTCCTCGTGGCGACGACCAACTTTGGCGACTTTGAACAGTTTCGCGTCCGAGAGAAGGATGAATACGATGCCATCGGGGTCTTGGTCGACGCCCGCCCCGGTCCATTGCGGGGAACCATCCTACAACACCCTTGGATGCAGAAGCACCGTGCGGAGCATGAAGGCCACCAGAGCGAACGCTTCCAAGTGAGTGACGCGATATTGGATGAATTGCTCGCCGGTGGCGACATCAACTACCTCGATCCGATCGCCACAGCGCATGGTGGCGAAAATTTCAAAGGGAACTGGATCGCCGCGGTGCAGCCGGTCCATCTCCCTCAATCGGAAGATGGCAGCGGCGGCGAAACCGATTGGATCGTGTTGGTCCAATTTCGGCTCAGCAAGACGATCGCGCGAGTGGAAAGCCTAACCAACAAGCTGATCGCCGAAGGCATTATCGCGGCGCTGGCGATCCTGATGGTCAATGGAGCGATGTGGTACTTGGTCCGCCGAGCCAATTCCGCTGCGACCAGCGACGAAACCGATTCGGAGTCGACGCTCCCGGTCGCGATGCAGGAAACAATTTCCATTCAGGACTGA
- a CDS encoding amidohydrolase family protein produces the protein MSLARILSLCCAIGLTTVWWGGAVDAQQPATTSENTDAPLEPLLMPLDGRDGRELLLRNFRPQAKLRVPENPRDAAKFPVVDVHTHLSYRLKDDPEALDAFVELMDRNNIAVCCSLDGRLGDKLQQHMRYLWTKYRDRFVIYANIDWQGAGDADDPATWACNQPGFVRQTVMQLEAAAEQGISGLKIFKGFGLGYRGEDRDLLAIDDLRWDPIWEACGRLGLPIIMHVADPAAFFDPIDPQNERWEELSRHPDWSFHGDDFPSREALLEARNRVIERHPKTKFIGAHVANNSEDLETVAAWLDRYPNLSVEFASRIGELGRQPYSARDFIIKYADRVMFGTDGPWPETRIRLYWRFLETRDQYFPYSEKEFPPQGLWQIYGLYLPDDVLRKVYSENAARLIPGVRQRLGS, from the coding sequence ATGTCTCTGGCTCGCATTCTATCACTTTGTTGCGCGATCGGCTTGACCACCGTTTGGTGGGGCGGCGCGGTCGATGCTCAACAACCTGCAACAACTTCCGAGAATACCGATGCGCCCTTGGAACCGCTTTTGATGCCGTTGGACGGCCGCGACGGTCGTGAGCTGTTGTTGCGTAACTTCCGTCCGCAAGCGAAGCTTCGCGTTCCCGAGAATCCGCGTGACGCAGCCAAGTTCCCCGTCGTCGATGTCCACACGCATCTCTCTTATCGTTTGAAGGATGATCCCGAGGCGCTCGACGCATTTGTCGAATTGATGGACCGCAACAACATCGCCGTCTGTTGCAGTCTCGACGGCCGCTTGGGCGATAAATTGCAGCAGCACATGCGTTATCTGTGGACCAAATATCGCGACCGCTTTGTGATCTATGCCAATATTGATTGGCAGGGGGCGGGGGATGCGGACGACCCGGCAACCTGGGCCTGCAATCAACCGGGGTTTGTCCGTCAGACCGTGATGCAGTTGGAAGCGGCAGCGGAACAGGGGATCAGCGGTCTGAAGATCTTTAAAGGGTTTGGGCTGGGATACCGCGGTGAGGATCGCGATCTGTTGGCGATCGACGACTTGCGGTGGGATCCGATCTGGGAAGCGTGCGGCCGACTGGGGCTGCCGATCATCATGCACGTCGCCGACCCGGCCGCCTTCTTCGATCCGATCGATCCGCAGAACGAGCGTTGGGAAGAACTCAGCCGTCATCCCGACTGGAGCTTCCACGGCGATGACTTCCCGTCGCGCGAGGCCTTGCTGGAGGCCAGAAACCGTGTGATTGAGCGGCATCCGAAAACGAAGTTTATCGGTGCCCACGTGGCGAACAATTCGGAGGATCTAGAGACCGTCGCGGCTTGGTTGGATCGCTATCCCAACCTGTCGGTCGAATTCGCTTCGCGGATTGGTGAACTGGGACGCCAGCCCTATTCAGCCCGCGACTTCATCATCAAATACGCCGATCGTGTGATGTTCGGAACCGATGGTCCTTGGCCCGAGACGCGGATCCGGCTGTACTGGCGGTTCCTGGAGACCCGCGACCAGTACTTCCCGTATTCGGAAAAAGAGTTTCCGCCCCAGGGGCTGTGGCAAATTTATGGCCTCTACCTACCCGACGACGTGCTTCGGAAAGTCTATTCAGAAAACGCAGCCCGACTGATTCCTGGTGTCCGGCAGCGACTCGGTTCGTAA
- a CDS encoding TolC family protein: MGRSRYFATGMLIACLALLLVGCSRRWYRQQADEDANCLIQQKGGYLDGGSVYVPSDSRMFDPFSIDRSPMPPDDPNSHRYMHCVDGMHGWKHWHRNGDISSIESPYWLASLPKDETGNVVLNLRDAVGVARINSRDYQQNVETLYRSALNVSFERFRFDHQFFSGTRTFEEFRGTDVGASSVLTQTSFGSVRKLSATGGELVVGFANSLVWDFWGTDSDLFTSTIDFSLVQPLLRFGGRARVLEQLTQTERNLLANVRQMQQYRQGFYVDVVTGRNSGPGPSLATNVGQAGLGLIAGVPSGRSGAADAGGYMGLLQDQQQIRNQATNITALRDSLAQLEAAFEANRINSRLQVDQARQALLNAQSSLLAAKAAYQTRVDSFKVDLGLPPTLPVEIRDELLDRFTLIDPKLTELQDEVADILLEIRSERENPSEKSLEAARGKVVALNAGIERQLESALADLAALEKHLPERRKQLRQVKMQIDELDADVDSRVYDEQVLMKRIAFLKKRLPTIAGDLNQLRQEYTQSQQPLALRAADGGDPESPTEPTLQQQWKTLNDRAGRLSDLLLELSLVHAETRLQGITLLPLEIEPFEALRYARTNRLDWMNARANLVDVWRKIEFFANALQSDLDVVVSGELGTDPDNIVQFTPDRSRVRFGVQFDTPTARLVERNQYREALLNYQQARRNYMLFEDRVSLSLRNTLRIAALSRINLEVRRTAVQVAIAQVDIARLKLNPPLRPNQQSTTSPTAARDLVSALSDLLDAQNDFLNVWVNYEVLRVLLDFEMGTMQLDPTGVWIDPGPIEDPTGAALADDTTLLENGDVAPVVGGLPERLPMPANAPANQINSAEPLRVPEP, translated from the coding sequence ATGGGCAGAAGTAGGTATTTCGCGACCGGTATGCTGATCGCTTGCCTAGCATTGTTGCTGGTGGGGTGTTCGCGGCGCTGGTATCGGCAACAGGCAGACGAAGATGCCAACTGTTTGATCCAGCAGAAAGGTGGCTACCTCGATGGAGGCAGCGTCTACGTACCGTCCGATTCACGCATGTTCGATCCGTTTTCGATCGATCGGTCGCCCATGCCGCCCGATGATCCCAACTCGCATCGGTACATGCACTGTGTCGATGGAATGCACGGTTGGAAACATTGGCATCGCAACGGCGACATCTCGTCGATCGAATCGCCTTATTGGCTCGCCTCGCTCCCCAAAGACGAGACCGGGAATGTCGTCCTGAATCTGCGTGATGCCGTTGGTGTGGCGCGGATCAATTCACGCGACTACCAACAAAACGTCGAGACGCTGTATCGTTCGGCGCTGAACGTCTCGTTCGAACGCTTCCGTTTCGACCATCAATTTTTCTCGGGCACACGCACGTTTGAAGAGTTCCGGGGAACTGACGTCGGCGCCAGCAGCGTGCTCACCCAAACTAGTTTCGGCAGTGTCCGCAAGCTGAGTGCGACCGGCGGCGAATTGGTCGTCGGATTTGCCAATTCGTTGGTCTGGGATTTTTGGGGTACCGATAGCGATCTATTCACTTCGACGATCGATTTTAGCCTGGTGCAGCCGTTGCTGCGGTTTGGTGGTCGCGCTCGCGTTTTAGAACAACTGACGCAAACCGAACGGAATCTGTTGGCCAACGTCCGACAGATGCAGCAATATCGGCAGGGCTTTTACGTCGATGTCGTCACCGGCCGCAACTCCGGTCCCGGACCAAGTTTGGCCACCAACGTCGGCCAAGCGGGGCTCGGTCTGATCGCGGGGGTCCCCAGCGGGCGGAGCGGTGCTGCCGATGCCGGCGGCTACATGGGACTGTTGCAGGACCAGCAACAGATCCGCAATCAAGCGACCAACATCACCGCGCTCCGCGATAGTTTGGCGCAATTGGAAGCGGCGTTTGAGGCGAACCGAATCAACAGCCGGTTGCAGGTCGATCAAGCGCGTCAGGCGTTGCTCAATGCACAAAGTTCGCTGTTGGCGGCCAAAGCAGCCTATCAAACACGCGTCGACAGCTTCAAAGTCGACCTCGGGTTGCCACCGACGCTGCCGGTCGAGATTCGCGATGAACTCTTGGATCGGTTTACTCTGATCGATCCGAAGTTGACGGAGCTGCAAGACGAAGTAGCGGACATTCTGTTGGAGATTCGCAGCGAACGCGAAAATCCAAGCGAGAAATCGCTGGAGGCGGCTCGCGGCAAAGTTGTTGCTTTGAACGCTGGAATCGAGCGTCAGCTGGAATCGGCGCTGGCTGATCTGGCGGCGCTGGAGAAACATTTGCCCGAACGTCGCAAGCAGCTGCGGCAGGTCAAAATGCAGATCGACGAATTGGATGCCGATGTCGATAGCCGAGTGTACGACGAGCAGGTGTTGATGAAACGGATTGCGTTTCTCAAAAAACGTTTGCCCACGATCGCAGGCGACCTGAATCAATTGCGTCAGGAGTACACGCAATCGCAGCAGCCGTTGGCATTGCGAGCAGCCGACGGGGGCGATCCCGAATCGCCAACGGAGCCAACGCTGCAGCAGCAATGGAAGACGTTGAACGATCGTGCGGGGCGTCTGTCGGACTTGTTGTTGGAACTATCGCTTGTTCACGCCGAGACGCGATTGCAGGGGATCACGTTGCTGCCGCTGGAGATCGAGCCGTTTGAAGCGCTCCGCTACGCGCGGACCAATCGTTTGGATTGGATGAACGCTCGAGCCAATTTGGTCGATGTGTGGCGGAAGATCGAATTCTTCGCCAACGCGCTGCAGAGCGATCTGGACGTGGTCGTCAGTGGCGAATTGGGGACCGACCCGGATAACATCGTGCAATTTACGCCCGATCGCAGTCGAGTCCGGTTTGGCGTTCAGTTTGATACGCCGACGGCGCGGTTGGTCGAACGAAATCAATACCGCGAGGCGCTGCTGAATTACCAGCAAGCCCGCCGGAACTACATGCTGTTCGAGGATCGCGTTTCGTTGAGCCTGCGGAATACGCTGCGGATCGCAGCGCTCAGCCGGATCAACTTGGAAGTCCGTCGGACAGCGGTCCAGGTGGCGATCGCCCAGGTCGATATCGCGCGGCTGAAGCTGAATCCTCCGCTGCGACCAAATCAACAGAGCACGACTTCTCCGACCGCTGCACGCGACTTGGTCTCCGCGTTGTCCGATCTGTTGGACGCGCAAAACGACTTCCTGAACGTATGGGTTAACTACGAAGTCCTCCGCGTCCTCTTGGACTTTGAAATGGGGACGATGCAATTGGATCCAACGGGTGTTTGGATCGATCCGGGGCCGATCGAAGACCCTACAGGGGCCGCACTGGCTGACGATACGACGTTATTGGAAAACGGAGACGTCGCGCCGGTCGTCGGTGGATTGCCCGAGCGGCTGCCGATGCCAGCGAATGCCCCCGCGAACCAAATCAATTCCGCCGAACCGCTTCGCGTCCCGGAGCCGTAG
- a CDS encoding acetolactate synthase, whose protein sequence is MSSIGEGNAIDYQTARGRDYPAIRQFTVFLENRVGQLLEVVRRFEGTGLRIVALSINDAAECAFVRFVVSHPERAREILERAGLSIIETDLIGVELPDTSQPLLHVCTALLQAEVNIIQAYPLIPRPNQRAAVALMVDNIDLGIETLRAKNFRTLQESDLLGEEE, encoded by the coding sequence ATGAGCAGCATCGGAGAAGGAAACGCGATCGATTATCAAACCGCTCGCGGCCGCGATTATCCCGCAATTCGACAGTTCACCGTCTTCTTAGAGAACCGCGTCGGGCAGCTGTTAGAAGTCGTGCGTCGATTCGAAGGGACCGGTCTGCGAATCGTCGCCCTATCGATCAACGATGCCGCCGAATGCGCGTTTGTGCGATTTGTGGTCAGCCATCCCGAGCGGGCTCGCGAGATCTTGGAGCGGGCGGGTTTGTCGATCATCGAAACCGATCTGATCGGCGTCGAATTGCCCGACACATCGCAGCCGCTGCTGCACGTCTGCACGGCGCTACTGCAAGCGGAAGTGAACATCATTCAAGCGTATCCCTTGATCCCACGCCCCAACCAACGGGCTGCGGTGGCGCTGATGGTCGACAATATCGATCTTGGGATCGAAACGCTGCGAGCGAAGAATTTCCGCACGCTGCAAGAAAGCGATCTGCTGGGCGAAGAGGAGTGA
- a CDS encoding S-layer protein — MIRLTQFSLHFPLTIALVILGSQWKSTASGDEYEIAFSTFIGGSDWEHARDVFADEAGNVYVVGGTQSDDFPTTENALQRSQDTTGKRVGSGGYCDAFVCKFSADGELLWSTLLGGPNYDRAYAVEVDAEGFVYVSGRGGPGFPVSENAFQTQFRGTDNGIYGMQNGFIAKLAPDGSEIVWAAYVGVGSLCRDLSIDDDGNVYVPLHYTGSGPLPPDSWCAGGFQPKPAGGSEIGALKIASDGRSILWGTWLGGSLDEVSNCGIRIDQQRQVYLNFTTKSTDLPTTAGAHDRSHNGKTDAFVARISSDGSRLLMGTYFGGAGDDEGNSTHNLAVDALGNSYLLTSTRSEDIPVTAGVVQPNLSGNQRDIVVAKFSPEGALQRCTYLGGSDNDGADGIYANARGDVFLTGNTASNDFPLTSNALQTQRGKSHDAIVVVLAADFASLKFSTLLGGPSYDYGRCGFLDNRGNLYVTGSVNGPGWPVHRAFQPKFAGGGGGKELCYEGGCYAGDVILAKLNRLRND; from the coding sequence ATGATTCGCCTCACTCAATTTAGCCTGCATTTTCCGCTGACGATCGCGCTGGTAATCCTTGGCAGCCAATGGAAGAGCACCGCGAGTGGCGACGAGTACGAAATCGCATTTTCGACATTCATTGGCGGTTCCGATTGGGAACACGCCCGCGACGTCTTCGCGGACGAAGCGGGAAATGTCTATGTCGTCGGTGGCACGCAATCGGATGATTTTCCGACAACGGAAAATGCACTGCAACGATCGCAAGACACCACGGGGAAGAGGGTTGGCAGCGGAGGTTACTGCGACGCGTTCGTCTGCAAATTTTCGGCCGACGGAGAATTGCTCTGGTCGACGTTGTTGGGGGGCCCCAACTACGATCGCGCTTATGCCGTGGAAGTCGACGCCGAAGGATTTGTTTACGTTAGCGGACGCGGAGGCCCAGGGTTCCCCGTCAGTGAAAATGCGTTCCAAACCCAGTTTCGTGGAACCGACAATGGGATTTATGGGATGCAAAACGGCTTCATCGCCAAACTGGCCCCCGACGGATCGGAGATCGTCTGGGCTGCCTATGTTGGCGTCGGATCGCTCTGCCGCGACCTATCGATCGACGACGACGGCAATGTTTATGTCCCGTTGCATTACACCGGCAGCGGCCCGCTGCCACCAGATTCCTGGTGCGCTGGTGGCTTCCAACCCAAACCTGCCGGCGGTTCAGAGATCGGCGCGTTGAAGATCGCAAGCGACGGCCGATCGATCCTTTGGGGAACTTGGTTGGGTGGTTCCCTTGACGAAGTCTCCAACTGTGGCATCCGCATCGACCAGCAGCGGCAGGTCTATCTGAACTTCACGACCAAGTCGACTGATCTGCCAACGACCGCAGGCGCTCACGATCGTTCGCACAACGGGAAGACCGATGCCTTCGTCGCGCGAATCAGTTCCGACGGATCCCGGTTATTGATGGGGACATATTTTGGTGGCGCGGGAGACGACGAAGGGAATAGCACGCACAATTTGGCGGTCGACGCCCTCGGGAATTCCTACCTGCTGACGAGCACGCGCAGTGAAGACATCCCGGTCACCGCAGGCGTCGTGCAGCCGAACCTTAGCGGCAACCAACGCGATATCGTCGTGGCAAAGTTTTCCCCCGAGGGAGCTTTGCAACGTTGCACCTACCTGGGCGGCAGCGACAACGATGGAGCGGACGGCATCTATGCAAACGCCCGCGGGGATGTCTTCCTGACCGGCAACACCGCTTCCAATGATTTCCCCTTGACCTCCAACGCTTTACAGACACAGCGGGGCAAATCTCACGACGCCATCGTTGTGGTGCTCGCTGCCGATTTCGCCAGCCTGAAATTCAGCACGTTGCTTGGCGGCCCCAGTTACGACTACGGCCGTTGCGGCTTTTTAGACAACCGCGGGAACCTTTACGTCACCGGATCGGTCAATGGCCCCGGTTGGCCCGTCCATCGCGCGTTCCAACCCAAGTTTGCCGGCGGCGGTGGCGGCAAAGAACTTTGTTATGAAGGCGGCTGTTACGCCGGGGATGTGATCCTGGCAAAGTTGAATCGCTTGCGGAACGACTAG
- a CDS encoding DMT family transporter yields the protein MSSTNETLSQPLETSEATVAAANAIPPQPIAAPISYTVGVIYCLLAAVGYTLANIALRQASDLDPILVTAAKAVPTMVGMAPGVFLLWNRGVVLAPQRSAIGYLIAGCLVGQFVGNCSFQYSLSIVGLALAVPITLGTMVIGGAIFGRIFLGERVTTRSVIAIVVLILATAILSLGSGRSAVRDDLTPLQIASGVIAVSISGLAFSFLGTMVRRSLLSGMAVATTMFVSGLIGTFGLSTIALMRVGPEGLAATTANQWLVMLAAGLFNLIAFFLLTVALQVVSVVVVNLLNVTQVAMAAIAGVLIFHERITQSMVIGVSLTIIGLMVLGKRKTPRTKPLVSESDEPT from the coding sequence CATCCCACCTCAACCGATCGCGGCTCCGATCTCTTACACTGTCGGCGTGATCTATTGCCTGTTGGCGGCTGTCGGTTACACGTTGGCCAACATCGCGCTGCGGCAGGCGAGCGACCTGGACCCGATCTTGGTGACGGCAGCCAAAGCGGTTCCGACGATGGTTGGGATGGCGCCGGGCGTTTTCTTGCTGTGGAACCGCGGCGTCGTTTTGGCTCCGCAGCGATCGGCGATCGGGTACCTGATCGCCGGCTGCCTGGTCGGTCAATTTGTCGGCAACTGTTCGTTCCAGTATTCGTTGAGCATCGTCGGCCTGGCGCTGGCGGTGCCGATCACCTTGGGGACGATGGTGATCGGAGGGGCGATCTTTGGGCGGATCTTTCTTGGAGAACGGGTCACGACACGATCGGTGATCGCGATCGTGGTCCTGATCCTAGCGACCGCGATCCTCTCATTGGGTAGCGGTCGCAGCGCGGTCCGCGACGACCTGACACCGCTGCAGATCGCCAGCGGCGTGATCGCCGTCTCGATCTCGGGGCTCGCGTTTTCGTTCCTGGGAACGATGGTCCGCCGCAGTCTGTTGAGCGGGATGGCGGTCGCGACGACGATGTTTGTCAGCGGGCTGATCGGCACGTTCGGGCTATCGACGATCGCGCTGATGCGAGTTGGCCCGGAGGGATTGGCGGCGACGACGGCAAACCAGTGGTTGGTGATGTTAGCCGCCGGGCTATTCAACCTGATCGCCTTCTTCCTGCTGACCGTTGCGTTGCAGGTCGTTTCGGTCGTCGTGGTGAACCTGTTAAACGTGACCCAGGTCGCGATGGCGGCGATCGCTGGCGTGCTGATCTTTCACGAACGGATCACGCAATCGATGGTGATCGGCGTCTCGTTGACGATCATCGGGCTGATGGTCTTAGGCAAGCGGAAGACGCCCCGGACCAAACCGCTCGTCTCGGAAAGCGACGAACCTACTTAG